In one Mycobacterium sp. NBC_00419 genomic region, the following are encoded:
- a CDS encoding TDT family transporter, producing MTTQTRVEKLGNIGPNWFASVMGTGIVATAGATLPLQVPGLREFTQVVWVIAAVLLAILLAVVGGHWLRHPTTARSHARNPQMAHFYGAAPMALMTVGSGALLVGHAIIGQRLAVDLAWVLWTAGTIGGLFTAVSIPFLMFTQHNVEPDAAFGGWLMPIVPPMVSAAAGALLIPHMAPGTGRTTMFYGCYALFGLSLVAAFIIISMIWSRLALYGTSGTARVPTLWIVLGPLGQSITAAGLLGINAGLAVGPDLADNFNAFAILFGVPVWGFAVLWIALAALLTVRTLLRGMPFALTWWSLTFPVGTFVTGTTQLAVHTSLPAFKVAAVLAYAGLLCTWLLVAVRTTRGSVRGNLLSPPPNPGPVRASKDPVA from the coding sequence ATGACCACTCAAACGCGTGTTGAGAAGCTGGGCAACATCGGACCGAACTGGTTCGCGTCGGTGATGGGCACCGGCATCGTGGCGACCGCCGGGGCCACGCTTCCCCTCCAGGTCCCCGGACTGCGGGAGTTCACCCAGGTGGTGTGGGTGATCGCGGCCGTGCTGCTGGCCATCCTGCTCGCGGTGGTCGGTGGTCACTGGTTGCGGCATCCGACAACGGCGCGCAGCCACGCCCGCAATCCGCAGATGGCCCACTTCTACGGCGCGGCACCGATGGCGCTGATGACGGTCGGCTCCGGTGCGCTGCTGGTCGGTCACGCCATCATCGGACAACGGCTTGCCGTCGACCTCGCGTGGGTGCTGTGGACCGCCGGCACCATCGGCGGACTGTTCACCGCGGTGAGCATTCCGTTCCTGATGTTCACCCAGCACAACGTCGAACCCGACGCCGCATTCGGCGGCTGGCTGATGCCGATCGTGCCGCCGATGGTGTCGGCGGCCGCCGGTGCGCTGCTGATCCCGCATATGGCACCGGGCACCGGGCGGACCACCATGTTCTACGGGTGCTACGCGCTGTTCGGGCTGTCTCTGGTGGCGGCATTCATCATCATTTCCATGATCTGGAGCCGGCTCGCGCTCTACGGCACCTCGGGCACCGCGCGGGTCCCCACGCTGTGGATCGTGCTCGGGCCGCTGGGGCAATCCATCACGGCGGCAGGGCTTTTGGGTATCAACGCGGGCTTGGCGGTCGGCCCTGACCTGGCCGACAACTTCAACGCTTTCGCGATCCTGTTCGGTGTTCCGGTGTGGGGCTTCGCCGTGCTGTGGATCGCCCTGGCGGCCTTGCTGACGGTGCGCACGCTGCTGCGCGGAATGCCGTTCGCGCTGACCTGGTGGAGCCTGACATTTCCGGTGGGCACCTTCGTCACCGGCACCACCCAGCTTGCCGTGCACACCTCGCTGCCGGCGTTCAAGGTCGCCGCGGTGCTGGCGTACGCCGGGTTGTTGTGCACCTGGCTGCTGGTGGCGGTGCG
- a CDS encoding Rrf2 family transcriptional regulator, translating to MRMSAKAEYAVRAMTQLASVETGVLVKTEDLARAQGIPAQFLVDILSALRTDRLVRSHRGRDGGYELARPAEEISVADVLRCIDGPLASVRDIGLGDLPYTGPTKALTDVWRALRASMRSVLEETSLADVAGGTLPEHVTTMARDYLKQENRRGHNSGVS from the coding sequence ATGCGAATGTCGGCGAAAGCGGAGTACGCCGTTCGCGCTATGACCCAGCTGGCCTCGGTGGAGACCGGAGTGCTGGTCAAGACCGAAGACCTGGCCAGAGCTCAGGGGATTCCCGCCCAGTTCCTCGTCGACATTCTGTCCGCCCTGCGTACCGATCGGCTGGTCCGTAGCCATCGCGGCCGCGACGGCGGCTACGAACTGGCCCGCCCGGCAGAAGAGATCAGCGTGGCCGACGTATTGCGATGCATCGACGGCCCGTTGGCCAGCGTGCGCGATATCGGCCTGGGTGACCTGCCCTACACGGGGCCGACCAAGGCGCTGACCGATGTCTGGCGCGCGCTGCGCGCCAGCATGAGGTCGGTTCTCGAAGAGACCAGTCTGGCCGACGTGGCCGGCGGGACGCTTCCCGAGCACGTAACCACCATGGCCCGCGACTATCTCAAGCAGGAGAACCGGCGCGGCCACAACAGCGGGGTGTCGTAA
- a CDS encoding isochorismatase family protein, which translates to MSDPTTLRALAGLPLEPVSLADSTLVLIDCQNTYTEGVMELEGVQAALDETAALLERARAAGIPVIHIQHDDGPGSLYDVSGHSGAIVERVAPRGDEPVVVKNYPNSFVETDLDARLKAVGAQNLVVAGFMTHMCVNSTTRGAFNLGYAPTVVAAATATRALPGPTGEPVSAQALQTASLAALADLFSVVVPDAAAIPD; encoded by the coding sequence ATGAGTGATCCCACCACCTTGCGCGCGCTGGCCGGTCTGCCTCTCGAACCGGTGAGCCTCGCCGACTCGACGCTCGTCCTTATCGACTGCCAGAACACCTATACCGAAGGTGTGATGGAACTCGAGGGTGTGCAGGCCGCGCTGGACGAGACGGCGGCGCTGCTGGAGCGGGCCCGTGCGGCGGGAATCCCGGTCATTCACATCCAGCACGACGACGGGCCCGGCTCGCTGTACGACGTCAGCGGACACAGTGGCGCCATCGTCGAGCGGGTCGCCCCGCGCGGCGACGAGCCGGTGGTGGTGAAGAACTACCCCAACTCCTTCGTCGAGACCGATCTCGACGCGCGGCTCAAGGCCGTCGGCGCCCAGAACCTCGTGGTTGCCGGCTTCATGACGCACATGTGCGTGAACTCGACCACCAGGGGAGCCTTCAACCTCGGCTACGCCCCGACAGTGGTCGCGGCGGCCACCGCCACCCGAGCTCTGCCCGGCCCCACCGGTGAGCCGGTGAGCGCCCAGGCGCTGCAGACGGCGAGCCTGGCGGCGCTGGCGGACCTGTTCTCCGTCGTCGTTCCTGACGCCGCCGCCATCCCCGACTGA
- a CDS encoding 3'(2'),5'-bisphosphate nucleotidase CysQ encodes MSDHELAAALATEAGELLLAVRVELAEATGAERKAAGDKRSHDYLMEALANARPADAVLSEEGADDPVRLRSERVWIVDPLDGTREFSELDRDDWAVHVALWQAGELIAGAVALPAQGVTLATPTVAAPPAGPQSPRVVVSRTRPPAVALQVRDALGGTLVEMGSAGAKVAAVVQGRADVYVHAGGQYEWDSAAPVAVARAAGLHTSRIDGSPLLYNRPDPLLPDLVVCRPEYAQAVLAVTK; translated from the coding sequence GTGAGCGATCACGAGCTGGCCGCCGCGCTGGCCACCGAAGCCGGTGAGCTGCTGCTCGCGGTCCGGGTGGAGTTGGCTGAGGCCACCGGTGCAGAACGAAAAGCTGCTGGGGACAAGCGTTCTCATGACTATCTGATGGAGGCGCTGGCCAACGCGCGGCCGGCCGACGCGGTGCTGTCCGAGGAAGGCGCCGACGATCCGGTACGGCTGCGCAGCGAGCGGGTGTGGATCGTCGATCCGCTGGACGGTACCCGGGAGTTCTCCGAACTCGACCGGGACGACTGGGCGGTTCACGTCGCGCTGTGGCAAGCCGGTGAGTTGATCGCCGGAGCGGTGGCGCTTCCCGCGCAGGGCGTCACGCTGGCCACCCCCACGGTGGCGGCTCCGCCCGCTGGACCGCAATCACCGCGCGTGGTGGTCTCCCGAACCCGGCCGCCCGCGGTCGCCCTTCAGGTGCGCGACGCACTGGGCGGCACCCTGGTCGAGATGGGTTCGGCCGGCGCGAAGGTCGCCGCCGTGGTGCAGGGTCGCGCCGATGTCTACGTGCACGCAGGCGGGCAGTACGAGTGGGATTCGGCAGCTCCTGTCGCGGTGGCCCGCGCAGCGGGGTTGCACACTTCGCGCATCGACGGCTCCCCGCTGCTCTACAACCGGCCCGATCCGCTGCTGCCCGATCTGGTGGTGTGCCGGCCCGAGTATGCGCAGGCGGTGCTGGCCGTCACGAAGTAG
- the cysC gene encoding adenylyl-sulfate kinase: MATLLRIATAGSVDDGKSTLIGRLLYDSKAVMEDQLAAVERTSRERGNDYTDLALVTDGLRSEREQGITIDVAYRYFATPKRKFIIADTPGHIQYTRNMVTGTSTAQLVIVLVDARHGLLEQSRRHAFLASLLGVQHVVLAVNKMDLINWDRERFEWIRDEFHAFAARLDIKDVTTIPMSALNGDNVVTKSDKAPWYDGPPLLSHLEEVYVAGDRNLVDVRFPVQYVIRPQTVEHADHRSYAGTVAGGVLRPGDEVVVLPSGKTSRITTIDGPTGPVDEAFPPMAVSISLADDIDISRGDLLARPQNQPIVSSEFDATVCWMADDAALEPGRDYIIKQTTRTTRARVVGLDYRLDVNTLHRDKSATALKLNELGRVTLRTQVPLLLDEYSRNAATGSFILIDPDNNVTVAAGMVRDTAPVATRAASPNTVRHQSLVSAGDRLTKGRTLWFTGLSGSGKSSVAVLVEQKLLEHGCPAYILDGDNLRHGLNADLGFSMADRAENLRRLAHIATLMADAGLTVLVPVISPLEEHRELARKVHTDTGVEFFEIFVDTPLEDCERRDPKGLYAKARAGEISHFTGIDSPYQRPKSPDLRLTPEHGPDELADQVVELLETPR, translated from the coding sequence ATGGCAACGCTTTTGAGGATCGCCACTGCCGGATCTGTCGACGACGGCAAGTCCACTCTGATCGGCCGTCTGCTGTATGACTCGAAGGCCGTGATGGAGGACCAGCTCGCGGCCGTCGAGCGGACGTCGCGTGAGCGCGGTAACGATTACACCGACCTCGCCCTGGTGACCGACGGCCTGCGCTCCGAGCGCGAACAGGGCATCACTATCGACGTGGCCTACCGCTACTTCGCCACGCCCAAGCGGAAATTCATCATCGCCGACACCCCGGGCCACATCCAGTACACCCGCAACATGGTGACCGGAACCTCCACCGCCCAACTGGTGATCGTGCTCGTCGACGCCCGTCACGGGCTGCTCGAGCAGTCCCGCCGCCACGCCTTCCTGGCGTCGCTGCTCGGTGTGCAGCACGTGGTGCTCGCCGTCAACAAGATGGACCTGATCAACTGGGACCGTGAGCGATTCGAGTGGATCCGCGACGAGTTCCACGCCTTCGCCGCCCGCCTGGACATCAAGGACGTGACCACCATCCCGATGTCGGCGCTCAACGGCGACAACGTGGTGACCAAGTCGGACAAGGCGCCGTGGTACGACGGCCCGCCGTTGTTGAGCCACCTCGAAGAGGTCTACGTCGCAGGCGATCGAAACCTGGTCGACGTGCGATTCCCGGTGCAGTACGTGATCCGTCCGCAGACCGTCGAGCACGCCGACCATCGCAGCTATGCCGGCACGGTGGCTGGCGGTGTGCTGCGCCCCGGCGACGAGGTCGTGGTGCTACCGAGCGGAAAGACCAGTCGCATCACCACGATTGACGGTCCGACCGGTCCGGTGGACGAGGCGTTCCCGCCGATGGCGGTGTCGATCAGCCTGGCCGACGACATCGACATCTCCCGGGGCGACCTGCTGGCCCGTCCGCAGAACCAGCCGATCGTTTCCAGTGAGTTCGACGCGACGGTGTGCTGGATGGCCGACGACGCCGCTCTGGAGCCGGGCCGCGACTACATCATCAAGCAGACCACCCGCACCACCCGGGCCCGGGTCGTAGGACTGGACTATCGCCTCGACGTCAACACCCTGCACCGCGACAAGAGCGCAACGGCGTTGAAGCTCAATGAACTCGGCCGTGTCACGTTGCGCACCCAGGTGCCGCTGCTGCTCGACGAATACTCACGAAATGCGGCCACCGGTTCGTTCATCCTGATCGACCCGGACAACAACGTGACCGTGGCCGCGGGTATGGTCCGCGACACCGCGCCCGTCGCCACCCGCGCCGCGTCGCCGAACACGGTGCGCCATCAGTCGCTGGTCTCCGCCGGTGACCGGCTGACCAAGGGCCGTACGTTGTGGTTCACCGGGCTGTCCGGCTCGGGGAAGTCATCGGTGGCGGTCCTGGTGGAGCAGAAGCTGCTCGAACACGGTTGCCCCGCATACATTCTCGATGGTGACAACCTGCGCCACGGACTCAACGCCGATCTCGGTTTCTCGATGGCCGACCGTGCCGAGAACCTGCGCCGGCTGGCCCACATCGCCACACTGATGGCCGATGCCGGCCTGACGGTCCTGGTGCCGGTGATCAGCCCACTCGAGGAGCACCGCGAATTGGCTCGCAAGGTGCACACCGACACCGGCGTGGAGTTCTTCGAGATCTTCGTCGACACCCCGCTGGAGGACTGCGAGCGCCGTGACCCCAAGGGCCTGTATGCCAAGGCCCGCGCCGGGGAGATCAGCCACTTCACTGGTATCGACAGCCCCTACCAACGGCCGAAGAGTCCCGACCTGCGGCTGACCCCGGAGCACGGCCCCGACGAACTGGCCGATCAGGTGGTCGAGCTGCTGGAGACTCCCCGGTGA
- the cysD gene encoding sulfate adenylyltransferase subunit CysD: MASPVVERPKPGQYELSHLRSLEAEAIHIIREVAAEFERPVLLFSGGKDSIVMLHLASKAFAPGRLPFPVMHVDTGHNFDEVLSTRDQLVEHYGVRLVVASVEEDIDAGRVVDNGPSRNPLQTVTLLRAIRENKFDAAFGGARRDEEKARAKERVFSFRDEWGQWDPKAQRPELWNLYNGRHRKGEHIRVFPLSNWTEYDIWAYIGAEDIPLPAIYYAHTRPVFQRDGMLLAVHEFLQPNPGEEVFETSVRFRTVGDVTCTGCVESTASTVEDVIAETAVSRLTERGATRADDRISEAGMEDRKREGYF, from the coding sequence ATGGCAAGTCCGGTGGTCGAACGCCCCAAGCCGGGGCAGTACGAGCTGAGCCATCTGAGGTCGCTGGAGGCTGAGGCGATCCACATCATCCGCGAGGTCGCGGCCGAGTTCGAGCGGCCGGTGCTGTTGTTCTCCGGCGGTAAAGACTCGATCGTCATGCTGCACCTGGCCAGCAAGGCGTTCGCGCCGGGCCGGCTGCCGTTCCCGGTGATGCACGTCGACACCGGTCACAACTTCGACGAGGTGCTCTCCACCCGCGACCAACTGGTCGAGCACTATGGCGTGCGCCTGGTGGTGGCCAGCGTCGAAGAGGACATCGACGCCGGACGGGTGGTGGACAACGGCCCGTCGCGCAATCCGCTGCAGACCGTCACGCTGCTGCGCGCCATCCGCGAGAACAAGTTCGACGCGGCCTTCGGCGGGGCACGGCGCGACGAGGAGAAGGCCCGCGCCAAGGAACGGGTGTTCAGCTTCCGCGACGAATGGGGTCAGTGGGACCCGAAGGCGCAGCGCCCCGAACTGTGGAACCTCTACAACGGCCGGCACCGCAAGGGTGAGCACATCCGGGTGTTCCCGCTGTCGAACTGGACCGAATACGACATCTGGGCCTACATCGGCGCCGAGGACATCCCGCTGCCGGCGATCTACTACGCGCACACGCGTCCGGTGTTCCAGCGCGACGGAATGCTGTTGGCCGTCCACGAATTCCTGCAGCCGAACCCCGGCGAAGAGGTGTTCGAAACCTCGGTGCGATTCCGCACCGTGGGTGACGTGACGTGCACCGGTTGTGTGGAGTCGACGGCCTCGACCGTCGAGGACGTGATCGCCGAGACGGCCGTGTCGCGGCTGACCGAACGTGGCGCCACCCGCGCCGATGACCGAATTTCTGAAGCCGGTATGGAAGACCGCAAGCGGGAGGGCTACTTCTGA
- a CDS encoding MarR family winged helix-turn-helix transcriptional regulator, translated as MLARRAAEANDLSSTQLRVLTWLYVGPPPAARSTTLARELNVSDPTVSDAIGTLARKGLITRQRDPADRRSHELILTAAGRKVAASVHRWTAPAEVAASKLDRADSEQLLDSLIAVLGTLHEAGLVPVSRACSTCTHLGVGQGRGDYRCLFYDTPMAVSDLRVDCADHVAAG; from the coding sequence GTGCTGGCCCGGCGCGCGGCCGAAGCCAACGACCTGTCGAGCACCCAGTTGCGGGTGCTCACCTGGTTGTATGTGGGGCCGCCGCCGGCCGCCCGCAGCACCACGCTGGCCCGCGAGCTCAACGTGTCCGATCCGACGGTCAGCGACGCGATCGGAACGCTGGCCCGCAAGGGTCTGATCACCCGTCAGCGCGATCCAGCCGACCGGCGCAGCCATGAGCTGATCCTGACCGCCGCCGGTCGCAAGGTCGCCGCCTCGGTGCATCGCTGGACCGCACCTGCCGAGGTCGCCGCCTCGAAGCTGGACAGGGCCGACAGTGAGCAGCTGCTGGACAGCTTGATCGCGGTGCTGGGCACGCTGCACGAGGCGGGTCTGGTTCCGGTGAGCCGGGCGTGCAGCACGTGCACCCACCTCGGGGTAGGGCAGGGACGGGGCGATTATCGCTGCCTGTTCTACGACACCCCGATGGCCGTTTCTGATCTGCGGGTTGATTGCGCCGACCACGTCGCCGCGGGCTAG
- a CDS encoding beta-class carbonic anhydrase: MTVTDEYLANNVEYAKTFTGPLPLPPSKHVAVVACMDARLDVYRILGLNDGEAHVIRNAGGVVTDDEIRSLAISQRLLGTREIILIHHTDCGMLTFTDDVFKRDLQDETGIKPEWAAEAFPDVEEDVRQSLRRIELSPFVTKHESLRGFVFDVATGKLNEVVL; the protein is encoded by the coding sequence GTGACCGTCACCGACGAATACCTGGCCAACAACGTCGAGTACGCCAAGACCTTCACCGGTCCGCTGCCGCTACCGCCGAGCAAGCATGTCGCGGTGGTCGCGTGCATGGATGCGCGTCTGGACGTCTACCGGATTCTGGGCCTCAACGACGGCGAGGCCCACGTGATCCGCAATGCCGGCGGGGTGGTCACCGATGACGAGATCCGTTCGCTGGCGATCAGCCAGCGGCTGCTGGGCACCAGGGAGATCATCCTCATCCACCACACCGACTGCGGCATGCTGACCTTCACCGACGACGTGTTCAAGCGCGACCTGCAGGACGAGACGGGTATCAAGCCGGAGTGGGCCGCCGAAGCGTTCCCCGACGTGGAAGAGGATGTGCGCCAATCGTTGCGGCGCATCGAGCTCAGCCCGTTCGTCACCAAGCACGAGTCGCTGCGTGGATTCGTCTTCGACGTCGCGACCGGCAAGCTCAACGAGGTCGTTCTCTGA